The stretch of DNA AGGATTGTTGTGGATTTCTCTGCAAATTTATTACCAATCACATTCCCACAAATGACGTGAGCGAAGAGCAACAACTAGAAGAGCTGATCAATCAAACCTTGGATGGAACCCTTTCTGCAATACCAGTCTACATGCAGGAAATAGAGCAAAACAAGGCAGAACTACACGTAGAAAATGTACGTGAATTTGTATTTGGAGTGATAATGGGCATGTCGCTAGGAATGGCAAGCACGGCTATTGCTGCCATGAGAAACGGAATGCCATCAGAAGAAGACCAAATCAAGGTGCGCGACATTGTTTATTCTAAAATTCCACAAATCCGCGAGAGGATCTATAGTTGAATTTTTCACCCAAAGAAAAAAAATTCCTACACGCAATCGAGGAGGCAAGATTTGCAACCGTAAACGGCACAATTCCTCACGTCAAGCCAGTGTCGTTTATTTTCCATGATGATTCATTTTATCTTGCAACCGATTACAAAACCCGAACATACAAGAATGTAGCAAAAAACCCAAAGGCAGCAATATCAATTGATGTTTACAAGCCAGGAGGACACAAGGCAGTTCTGGCACAAGGAAAAATCAAAATCATAGAACATGGTCCTGAATTTAAAAAAATATATGAAAAATTTTTTGAAAAATTTGAGTGGGTTCGACGTGATCCGTGGAAAGAAGACGAGGCTCCGTTTTTGAAGCTAATCCCAACAACCAAGACTTCTTGGGGATTATCATAAGATTTTTCAATCCCGATTACAAACTTGTATCATGGCAGACAAGATAAAATGCTCACACATTTTGGTTGAAAAACAAAGTCAGGCACTTGCCGTACTAGAACGACTAAAAAAAGGAGAAAAATTTGCAGACCTGGCAAAAGAACTCTCGCTAGATACTGGATGTGGAAAACGCGGGGGGGATCTTGGTTACTTTGGGCGCGGAAGAATGGTCAAGCCATTTGAGGCGACTGCATTTGCATTGACAGTAGGCCAAGTATCAGAGCCTGTAAAGACAGAGTTTGGCTATCACATAATCAAGCGATTTGCCTAAAAGTACGCGTCAAGGCCTGCCGGTGTATTTTCTGACTGCTTTTGTAGGTCTTTTGTGAGTCTCTCGCCCATGGTTTGAGCGGACTTCATCTTTCGCTGCCCAACCCAGTAATATGCCTC from Candidatus Nitrosotenuis aquarius encodes:
- a CDS encoding pyridoxamine 5'-phosphate oxidase family protein, with translation MNFSPKEKKFLHAIEEARFATVNGTIPHVKPVSFIFHDDSFYLATDYKTRTYKNVAKNPKAAISIDVYKPGGHKAVLAQGKIKIIEHGPEFKKIYEKFFEKFEWVRRDPWKEDEAPFLKLIPTTKTSWGLS
- a CDS encoding peptidylprolyl isomerase; the protein is MADKIKCSHILVEKQSQALAVLERLKKGEKFADLAKELSLDTGCGKRGGDLGYFGRGRMVKPFEATAFALTVGQVSEPVKTEFGYHIIKRFA